A genomic window from Brevibacillus agri includes:
- a CDS encoding acyl-CoA dehydrogenase family protein — MADTKELIRGGSFLIDAGSADDVFVPEEYSEEQKMIAKTTEDFVVNEVRPHLEELEQHNFDISVRLLKEAGELGLLAGDVPEKYEGLGLDKVSTALVTEKFSLARGFALSYGAHVGIGSLPIVYFGNEDQKQRYLPDLASGKRIAAYCLTEPGSGSDALGAKTTATLSADGKHYILNGEKQWITNAGFADVFIVYAKIDGEKFTAFIVERTFPGVSFGPEEKKMGIKCSSTRTVILQDVPVPVENLLGEPGRGHVIAFNILNVGRYKLAVGAVGSAKKALELATNYAKERKQFKTPIANFTLIKNKLANMAIKAYAAESSVYRTVGLFDTALGRLGEKADDGAEVAKAIADYAIECSINKVFATEVLDYCVDEGVQIHGGYGFMSEYEIENMYRDSRINRIFEGTNEINRLLIPDTLVKKAMKGELPLLQAATSLQAELMSYYPEEIEEAPLAVEKHLLSMTRKIILMVAGSALMKYQQAISKEQELLAFAADMLIELYAMDSIVKRTEKAIAANGLEAEQQKLELTAVYVHEAFDRIEAWAKEALAAMEEGDELRLRLSILKKLTRRTPINTVALKRSIADRVIEAGGYVV, encoded by the coding sequence ATGGCAGATACGAAAGAATTGATCCGTGGTGGAAGCTTTTTGATTGACGCAGGTTCGGCAGACGACGTGTTCGTGCCGGAGGAGTACAGCGAGGAGCAAAAAATGATCGCGAAAACGACGGAGGACTTTGTCGTCAACGAAGTTCGTCCGCATCTGGAAGAATTGGAGCAGCACAACTTCGACATTTCCGTCCGTCTGCTGAAGGAAGCAGGGGAGCTTGGCCTGTTGGCTGGCGATGTGCCGGAGAAGTACGAAGGACTTGGCCTGGATAAAGTCAGCACGGCTTTGGTCACCGAAAAGTTTTCGCTTGCGCGCGGCTTCGCGCTGAGCTATGGCGCACATGTGGGCATCGGCTCTCTGCCGATCGTGTACTTTGGAAACGAAGATCAGAAGCAGCGCTATCTGCCTGATCTGGCGTCCGGAAAACGGATCGCGGCCTATTGCCTGACAGAGCCAGGCTCCGGCTCCGACGCGCTGGGAGCCAAAACGACAGCGACTCTCTCTGCTGACGGCAAGCATTACATCCTCAACGGAGAGAAGCAATGGATCACCAACGCAGGCTTTGCTGACGTGTTTATCGTCTATGCGAAAATCGACGGGGAAAAATTCACGGCCTTCATCGTCGAGCGCACCTTCCCTGGCGTATCGTTTGGACCGGAAGAGAAGAAAATGGGCATCAAGTGCTCCTCGACTCGCACCGTCATTTTGCAGGATGTGCCCGTGCCTGTGGAAAACTTGTTGGGCGAGCCGGGCAGAGGCCACGTCATCGCCTTCAACATCCTGAACGTAGGCCGTTACAAGCTGGCAGTCGGCGCAGTCGGCTCCGCGAAAAAAGCGCTGGAGCTGGCGACGAACTACGCGAAGGAGCGGAAGCAGTTTAAAACGCCAATCGCCAATTTCACTTTGATTAAAAACAAACTGGCGAACATGGCGATCAAAGCGTACGCCGCAGAAAGCTCCGTCTACCGGACAGTCGGCCTGTTCGACACCGCGCTCGGCCGCCTGGGCGAAAAAGCGGATGACGGCGCAGAAGTCGCGAAGGCGATTGCCGACTACGCCATCGAATGCTCGATCAACAAAGTGTTTGCTACGGAAGTTTTGGACTACTGCGTGGACGAAGGCGTGCAAATCCACGGCGGATACGGCTTCATGTCCGAGTACGAGATCGAAAACATGTACCGCGACTCGCGGATCAACCGGATTTTTGAAGGCACGAACGAGATCAACCGACTGCTCATCCCGGACACGTTGGTGAAAAAGGCGATGAAGGGCGAGCTGCCGCTTCTGCAAGCAGCGACGAGCCTGCAAGCCGAGCTGATGAGCTATTACCCGGAGGAGATCGAGGAAGCGCCGCTTGCGGTGGAGAAGCACCTGCTCAGCATGACGCGCAAAATCATCCTGATGGTGGCAGGCTCCGCGCTGATGAAGTACCAGCAAGCGATTTCCAAGGAGCAGGAGCTGCTGGCGTTCGCTGCCGACATGCTGATCGAGCTGTACGCAATGGACAGCATCGTGAAGCGCACGGAAAAAGCGATTGCGGCCAACGGACTGGAAGCGGAGCAGCAAAAGCTGGAGTTGACAGCGGTCTATGTGCATGAAGCGTTTGATCGCATCGAAGCGTGGGCGAAGGAAGCGCTCGCTGCCATGGAAGAAGGAGATGAGCTGCGCCTGCGCCTCTCGATCCTGAAAAAGCTGACACGCCGTACGCCGATCAATACGGTTGCGCTGAAACGGTCGATTGCCGATCGCGTCATCGAAGCAGGCGGATACGTGGTGTAA
- a CDS encoding Ger(x)C family spore germination C-terminal domain-containing protein produces MSIYQWFSGAFTRIALAHLLIVEIWMIPGGRKRIWWLTGLFFLSSTLSLLPLSAIQFYSLLAALRAARLALDGQACSPYAFGGKKDKQTLAMLVLEKPKAAIRPVLRGENVVFQVDVDISGFITQLFRQGPVREIEIETEAAKKIEEEIRGLFEKGLKLGADTLQLGHTLYRKHPHEWHRLQKNSALPLRPDMLESVNVQVHINDGGISKVKQKP; encoded by the coding sequence TTGAGCATTTACCAATGGTTCAGCGGGGCTTTCACCCGAATCGCGCTCGCCCATCTGCTGATCGTGGAAATCTGGATGATACCTGGCGGGCGAAAACGGATCTGGTGGCTGACCGGACTCTTTTTCCTTTCGTCGACGCTCTCGCTCCTGCCGCTCAGCGCCATCCAGTTTTACAGCTTGCTGGCCGCGCTCCGAGCTGCTCGGCTTGCGCTGGATGGACAAGCATGTAGTCCGTACGCTTTTGGAGGTAAAAAAGACAAACAGACGCTCGCCATGCTCGTGCTCGAAAAGCCAAAAGCAGCCATACGTCCGGTGCTCCGCGGCGAGAACGTCGTTTTTCAGGTGGATGTCGACATCTCCGGCTTTATTACCCAGCTTTTCCGCCAAGGCCCTGTGCGGGAAATCGAAATCGAAACGGAAGCAGCCAAAAAAATCGAGGAAGAGATTCGCGGACTGTTTGAAAAAGGGCTGAAGCTGGGCGCAGACACTCTCCAGCTCGGGCACACGCTCTATCGCAAGCACCCGCATGAGTGGCACAGACTGCAAAAAAACAGCGCGCTCCCGCTTCGCCCCGACATGCTGGAGTCGGTAAACGTGCAGGTGCACATCAACGACGGCGGTATTTCCAAAGTGAAGCAAAAGCCTTGA
- a CDS encoding acetyl-CoA C-acetyltransferase, with protein MREAVIVAGARTAVGRAKKGSLKDVHPVDMGAAVVADLLRRVPQLDPADIEDVIMGTAVPEAEQGMNMARLIGLRAGLPTNVAGITINRFCSSGLQTIAYAAQQIMVGSSDVVVAGGVESMSLVPMLGHKVALNPTLVETKPEAYMSMGHTAEEVARRYHVTREDQDAFALRSHQRAVAAISSGKFQDEIVPLTVKQYTVDEAGKVHIRERIFDKDEGARPDTTLEALAKLKPVFHVQGSVTAGNSSQTSDGAAAVIVMSADKAAELGVSPIAKFRSFTVGGVDPDVMGIGPVVAIPKALKLAGISLDDVDLFELNEAFASQSIAVIRELGLDPEKVNVNGGAIALGHPLGCSGAKLTVSLLNEMKRRGGKYGVVTMCIGGGMGAAGVFEMI; from the coding sequence ATGAGAGAAGCAGTAATTGTCGCAGGGGCCCGGACTGCGGTCGGCCGAGCGAAAAAAGGAAGTCTCAAAGACGTACATCCCGTCGACATGGGGGCAGCCGTCGTAGCGGATTTGCTCCGCCGCGTTCCGCAACTGGACCCGGCGGATATCGAGGACGTCATCATGGGGACGGCGGTGCCGGAAGCAGAGCAGGGCATGAATATGGCGCGGCTGATCGGACTGCGCGCCGGACTGCCGACAAATGTCGCGGGCATTACGATCAACCGTTTTTGCTCCTCCGGCTTGCAGACGATTGCCTATGCCGCGCAACAGATTATGGTCGGCAGCTCGGACGTGGTCGTGGCAGGCGGAGTGGAGAGCATGAGCCTCGTGCCGATGCTCGGCCACAAGGTCGCGCTCAATCCGACACTGGTGGAGACGAAGCCTGAGGCGTACATGAGCATGGGGCATACGGCGGAGGAAGTGGCGCGGCGCTACCATGTGACCCGCGAAGACCAGGATGCGTTTGCGCTCCGCAGCCATCAGCGCGCGGTTGCGGCGATCAGCTCGGGCAAGTTCCAGGACGAAATCGTGCCGCTGACGGTGAAGCAGTACACGGTAGACGAAGCCGGAAAGGTGCATATCCGCGAGCGCATTTTTGACAAGGACGAAGGCGCGCGCCCAGATACGACGCTGGAGGCGCTCGCCAAGCTGAAGCCGGTCTTCCACGTGCAGGGCAGCGTAACGGCCGGGAACTCCTCGCAAACGAGCGATGGCGCGGCAGCGGTGATCGTCATGTCAGCCGACAAAGCGGCAGAGCTGGGCGTTTCGCCTATCGCGAAGTTCCGCTCCTTTACCGTTGGCGGGGTGGACCCGGATGTCATGGGGATCGGTCCGGTCGTCGCGATCCCGAAAGCGTTGAAGCTGGCGGGGATCAGCCTGGACGACGTCGATTTGTTCGAGCTGAACGAAGCATTCGCGTCCCAGTCGATTGCGGTCATTCGAGAGCTTGGCCTGGACCCGGAAAAAGTAAACGTCAACGGCGGCGCTATCGCCTTGGGCCATCCACTCGGTTGCAGCGGCGCGAAGCTGACCGTCTCGCTCTTGAATGAAATGAAGCGCAGAGGCGGCAAGTACGGCGTCGTCACTATGTGTATCGGCGGAGGCATGGGAGCCGCAGGCGTTTTTGAAATGATCTAG
- a CDS encoding GerAB/ArcD/ProY family transporter, whose product MTITDTVTWINLSFAPQTPLTVHTVLFAALCLVNALFGIRSIAMTSTVLLPVVVILGFFVMSTNFQNKDYRLLLPIMENGMAPVLKGMMYAGSGFVELLLFLFLKHHLKSKVPYYQFFLLAMSLIDLTLGPNDWRDRRIWPGGSRQAALPGL is encoded by the coding sequence ATGACCATAACAGACACGGTCACCTGGATCAACCTGTCTTTTGCTCCCCAGACTCCGCTGACGGTTCACACTGTCCTCTTCGCCGCTTTGTGTCTCGTCAACGCTCTGTTCGGGATACGCTCCATTGCAATGACGTCGACGGTGTTGTTGCCAGTCGTCGTGATTCTAGGATTTTTCGTGATGTCCACGAATTTTCAGAACAAAGACTACCGCCTGCTTCTGCCGATCATGGAAAACGGGATGGCCCCGGTGCTCAAAGGCATGATGTACGCGGGAAGCGGCTTTGTGGAACTGCTCCTGTTTTTGTTTCTGAAGCATCATCTGAAAAGCAAAGTGCCTTACTATCAGTTTTTCTTGCTGGCGATGTCGCTGATTGACTTGACCTTGGGGCCGAACGATTGGCGCGATCGTCGAATTTGGCCCGGCGGAAGCCGCCAAGCTGCGCTACCCGGCCTATGA